CGCACGACGACGGCGTTGAGGCGGGTCTCGGTGTCGGGGCCGTCGTACGCGTCGATGCGTGCGAGGTACGCCTCGACGAGCTCGACCGCGGTCGTCTCCCCCGCCGCCAGCGCCGCCGCGAGGTCGGCGATCGACGCCTCGGCGACGTCGACGCTCATCGGGCGACCTGCTCGAGCGCGGGCTGCTGCTGCGTGATGCAGTGGATGCCGCCGCCGCGCGCGAAGATCTCGCGCGCATCCACGGTCACGACCCGGCGGCCCGGGTACGCATCCTCGAGGATCGCGCGCGCCTCGGAGTCCGCCCGCTCCTCGCCGAAGCCGCAGGCGATGACGCCGCCGTTCACGACGAGGTGGTTGACGTAGCTCCAGTCGACGAAGCCCTCGTCGTCGCGCAGCGTCGCGGGCGCGGGCAGGTCGACGATCTCGAGGCGGCGCCCGGCGGCGTCGGTCTGCTCGGCGAGCAGCGCGCGCAGCTCGGCGCTCACGGCGTGGTCGGGATGCGCCGCGTCGCGCTGCGCGTGCAGCAGCAGGCGACCGGGCGACGGGATGGTGGCGACGATGTCGACGTGCCCCTTCGTGCCGAAGCGGTCGTAGTCGCGCGTGAGGCCGCGAGGCAGCCAGATCGCCGTCGTGGCGCCGATCGTGCGCAGCATCTCGGCCTCGACGCGGGCCTTGTCGGCGTGCGGGTTGCGTTCGGCGCCCAGCTGCACGGTCTCGGTGAGCAGCACGGTGCCCTCGCCGTCGACGTGGATGCCGCCGCCCTCGTTCACGAGCACCGACGAGACGACCTCGGCCCCCACGAGGCCCGCGACGGTGCGGGCGATCTCGTTGGAGTGCTCGGCGTTCGCCCAGTCGGGCGAGCCCCAGCCGTTGAAGATCCAGTCGACGGCGCCGAGCACGCCGGGCTGCTCGTCGTCGACGACGAACGTCGGGCCGAAGTCGCGCATCCAGAACTCGTCGAGCGGCGCCTCGACGATCTCGACGGCCGAGCCGAGCATGCGGTGCGCGCGGGCGGTCTCCGACGGGTCGACGACCATGGTGACGGGCTCGAACTCGGCGGTCGCGAGCGCGACGTCGGTCCAGGCGCGGTAGCCGGCCTCGCGCTCGGCGTCGGTCTCGCCGAGGGTCACGCCCTCGCACGGGAACGCCATCCAGGTGCGCTCGTGGGGCGCGGTCTCCGAGGGCATCCGCCAGGCCATGGTTCCTCCGTCCGGTGCGCCGTTCGCTATTGAACGTGCGCTCAATGAGGGAGGCTACGCGGGGAAGCCGCCCACGTCAACGATGCTCGGCGGCCTCGACCCCGAGCCACGACTCGACCGCCCGCACGGCATCCTCGACCGACGTGCGCATCGGCGCATCCCGCACGAG
The sequence above is a segment of the Agrococcus jejuensis genome. Coding sequences within it:
- a CDS encoding agmatine deiminase family protein: MAWRMPSETAPHERTWMAFPCEGVTLGETDAEREAGYRAWTDVALATAEFEPVTMVVDPSETARAHRMLGSAVEIVEAPLDEFWMRDFGPTFVVDDEQPGVLGAVDWIFNGWGSPDWANAEHSNEIARTVAGLVGAEVVSSVLVNEGGGIHVDGEGTVLLTETVQLGAERNPHADKARVEAEMLRTIGATTAIWLPRGLTRDYDRFGTKGHVDIVATIPSPGRLLLHAQRDAAHPDHAVSAELRALLAEQTDAAGRRLEIVDLPAPATLRDDEGFVDWSYVNHLVVNGGVIACGFGEERADSEARAILEDAYPGRRVVTVDAREIFARGGGIHCITQQQPALEQVAR